Genomic window (uncultured Hyphomonas sp.):
GCCTTACCTGCGCCAACGCCACTTCGGTCGCCGGCACAATGATGGTCACCTCATCGGAACCGGACGGCATGACGTCTGGCCGCTCCACAGCGACGCGTCCTTGCTCAACCGCCACAAATCGCCAGCTCTCGCCTGGCGCTGGAAGCAAGCCAACAAAATGCCGGGCCATCAGAATTCCCTCCGCACCAGAGATATGAGCGCGACATCGCCGCTTTCTGCGCGCTGATAAAGCGCCTGGTACCCAGTGACCAGATCACCGGTGCCAATATCCATATCAGCCGCCAGGAAGCTGGACTTGATCGACAGAGCCGCTTCGTTGCGCGCATCCGGAGCAATCCGGTTCACGACGTCTTCTGCCAGAAAATCATCCACTTTCAGCCATCCCCCAGTTGGGCGGGATTCGATCAGAGACCGGGCGGCATCCTCAGTCAGCTCGCCCGAAAACAGCGACACCAGAAGCGGCGCCTGTGCTGGCATGAGCGTATTTATGTTGAGGACAGACTGTTCCCGGCCGGGACGAAGGCATAGAAGCCCCTCCACCCGCGACCTGACATCTGGATCGAAACCCGCAACCGATCTCAATTCGCTTATACTGCGCAGCTGCGTATTCGCGGCGCGATACGGTTCGGCTTGAGAGGCGTAGTATCCATCCTCGGCACCATAGGTGCGTGAGGAAAAGTCTGCATCCACCCAATCCGCCAGCTTCTGACCGAGAGACTGGGCTTCCGCATTGTTCAGTCCGGCCGCCACCAACAATGTTTCAAACGGCGCCAGCGCGTTTTCACTCACACCGCCATCTCCGGCCTCATCAATGAGGGCATTCAGATTGAAGCAGTTCGAAGCTTCCTGTGCCTGCAGCACAACCATGCCTCTGCCTGCAGGCAAGGTCACCGGATTGGAAAGAAGGTCTGACTCCAGGTTCAAAACGCCTTCGGTCACTTTCATCAAATCTGTCAGGCGGGACGCAGCCGCATTTGCCGCCCCGCGCGCGACCCAGAAAGTTTCAGCGCGCGAATTGGAAGACTTCGCTATAAGGACAGCACGCGCCAGCGCATCCGTCGCAGCAATGGCAGCGGCGGACATCAGCATGACGATGACCAGTACCGAAAGCAGGCTTGCGCCTGTTTCTTTGTCAGTTCGCACGCTCATCCGCCCCCTCCCATAATGAAGAGCTGGGTCAGCACGTCCTTGTCTGAATATTCGAACTTCAGTTCGATTGCTTCGGGCATGTCCTCAGAACCGGCATTCCATTCTGGCAGCCAGTCCCGCCCATTGAAATAACGTGCTGTCATGCGGTCTACGCCGGCTGCCAGTACGCGCTCCACATAAGGTGTCTCAGAAGAGGGATCAGGTCTCAACCAGGCGCGGCGGACCAATTCGCCGTTCCGAAATGCGTATTCGATCGCGAGGAGACTGGACCGGGTATCGTCCGGAGCCGGATGGCTCCAGCCATCACGGACCAATGCGAGAAACGAACCTGATGTGTAGCCAGGGCGCTCCGTTTTCCCAGCCAGGGAAATGGTATTGGCAAAATCATCCCGCATCAGCGTGTGCGCCAGGTCCGCACTGCTGACAGCCTCTGTGGTCTGACCCAGCCGATCCGACGCCCTGACTGTTCCAATCAGAAGCGTTGAGCCTGCAATGGCAATCATCGACGTCAGCGCCAGCGCGACAAGCATTTCGATCAGGGTAAATCCGGCATCGCGGCTCATGGCGCCACCCTTACCAGCGTATCGCGAGTGGCCAGTTGCTGCCCCGTCGATGCGTCGCTCACCGTCACGCGGACGCCTGCCAAGCCTTCAGGTTCGCGGACTTCTATCTGGCGAACCCATTCGAAACTCTGACCGCGCTGTTCGCTCTGACCTGACATGGAACCCGCGCGCAGAACCGCCGGATCGGCCACCGCCTCGACAAGTCGGTTGTCTGCCTCAATGGCGGCGAGCGCGAGACTACGCGTGTGCCGTGCATTCGCAGTCGTTTCATTCACAAGGTGAGCAAGCCCGATCGCCGCTGTGGAAAACACCATCAGCGCCACCATCACCTCGGCAAGGGTGAAGCCGCGGTCGTTCATCGGTCCGGCCGCCCGGTAAGTGCAACGTCCAGAACTTTCGCGCCCTTCGCAAACCGCACATCGGGGCCGGACACTATTCCGGAGGCGTCTGCAATAATCTGTGGGCGAACCTCTTCCGTCTCGCCCTGTTTGTCGGTGACAAGACTGGCGGTGACACCGCCCGTCAACTGCCGGGCCGTTCCCTGAACTGGCAGCCAGCGCCCATTGATGCGCGTGTAAACCAGGTATGTATTCTCTTCGAAACGGATGCCTTGCGCCTGCCCCCGGGTGATTGCCTGATCCATCGTGCGAGCCAGCACCGTTTCGAACTGAGCCGTTTCGGTCTGCAGGGCATCGGGCCGTGACGGCATAGCCATCACGACCATGGCGCTTGCCAGCGCCATGATGAACAAGGCGACCATGATCTCCACAAGGGAGAAGCCGCCATCCCGATACAGGCCTCTACGCACGAAACAGCCTATTCCCAGTTACCGATGTCGTCTGCCGTTCCGGGTTTGCCGTCGGGTCCGGAAGAGTAAACATCGTAGCCCGTACCGGACCTCTGCCCCGGCACGTCATACTGATAAGGATTGCCCCATGGGTCGTCGCGGAGGCGCTTGATATAACCGCCCGGCCTGTAGGTCGCGACATCCGCGCCAGCCGGAGGCGTCTTCAGCGCTGTCAGTCCGGCATCGGCGCTCGGATAGGCATACATGTCGAGGCTGTACATTTCGAGCGCGCTCTCAAAAGCAGCGATGTCCGCACGGACTTTGCCAACCCGGGACTGTTCCCCCACCGGGGCCACATTGATGATGACCAGGGTCGCCAGCAGACCCATGATAAAAATCACGACCATCAGCTCCACAAGGGAAAACCCGCTGTCTTTGCGCGGCTTGGCCTCTTTGTTCGTTTCATCTGACACCATGGCAGTGCCTCCTATGACATAGCGAGTGTGTTGAGTTGCAGAATGGGCAGCATGATCGACAAGACAATGAGTCCGACAATCCCTCCCATCAGCACAATGATCAGGGGTTCGGCGACCGCCAACAGCGCTGCTGACCCGGTTTCGAACTCCGTGTCGAGAAAATCCGCCGCCCGGTTCATCATGCCCGGAACATCGCGTCCGGCCTCTCCACTGGTGACCATATGTACCATCATCGGCGGAAAAGCGCCCGTTGCGGACAGTGCCGCCGAGAAAGACCCGCCTTCCCGCACCCGTTCCGCGATGAAGTCTGCAGCATCGGCAAAGACGGTGTTGTTGGCGGCGCCTTTTGCCCCCTCGAGGGATTCGAGCGCCGTGGCGCCTGATGCAGACAGTGTCGCAAAGACCCGGGCAAAGCGGGCCGCCGCCACAGTGCGCGTCTGCTGCCCGATCAGGGGCAGCTTTAGCACGGCGCGGTCCAGGCTGCGCCGCATCGCCGGCTGACGCAACAAACGCGCACCAAGGAACGAAAGCGCAGCCAATAGCAATAGGATGATCAGGCCATACTCTCTGACGCCATTGGACAGGGCTATGACCACCCGTGTCAGAAGCGGCAGCTTGGCGTCAAATAGATCGAACTGCTCCACAAGACGGGGAACGACGATCACCATCAGGGCAACCACCATGCCCAGCGCCATAACAGACAACAGGGCCGGATAGATCAGCGCGGCACGCACCTTCTGGCGCAACTGATAGGAGCGCTCCAGATAGGTAGCGAGACGTTCCATAATGTCGCCGAGTTTGCCGGACATTTCTCCAGCAGACGTCACGGCGCGCACGAGCGGCGGAAATGCATCTGGTGCCAGCGCCATCGCATCGGACAGGCGCGCCCCTTCGACCACGTCAGCCCGGACGGTATGCACGGCCTTCTGGACGGCAACCGGATTTTCATTCCCGGCACAAGCCCCCAACGCCTGCTCCACGGCAAGCCCGGATTTCAACAGCACGGACATCTGACGAACCAGTAGCACGCGTTGCTTTTCGCTGATCCGGCCACGGCGAACAACCGACCGCGCCTGTTTCTCTGCCACCGGGTTCACATTGAGGACCATAAGGTCCCGAAGCCGCAACTCCCTACGAGCCGAGCGGGCACTATCGGCAGAGATCACGCCAGAGCGGCGTTTTCCGTCATTATCGAGGGCAACATATTCAAAGGCGGCCATTACTGACCTCCTTTCCTGCAGGCCCGCAGCACCTCCGCAACGCTTGTGTCACCGGAGACGACATAGCGGCGCGCATTATCCAGCAGACGATCGTGGCTCGCGAAAGCCGCCTGATCAATCGCGTCCTCTGACGCACCATCCCCCAGCAGGTTACGAATGTCTCGGTCCGCGATCAGCAATTCGTATACACCGAGCCGTCCGATAAAACCGGTCTGAGCACATGCCAGGCATCCCTGCGGGTCATATACGGTCAGCTGCGTTTCCCCGTCCAATCCGAGTGCCTCGCACTCAGCATGCGTCGCTGTCCGGGAGGTTTTGCAGGAGGGGCAAAGCTTTCTGACAAGCCGCTGCGCCATGATCGCGCGAAGTGTTGAGGAAAGCAGATAGTCTTCCACGCCCATATCCCGCAGACGCGTGATCGCACCGGATGCAGAATTGGTGTGCAAGGTTGAGAGTGCCAGACGGCCTGTCGAAGCGAACTCGAAGGTCACTTCAGCGGTTTCAGAGTCCCGGATCTCGCCAACCATCACAACGTTCGGATCCTGCCGCAGGATGGAACGGAGCGTGGCTGCGAAGTTCAGGCCGACCTTATGGTCCATCTGGGTCTGGCTGATGCCGGGCAGTCCGTATTCGACCGGATCTTCCAGAGTCATGATATTATCACGCCCCGTATTCAGGCGCGAAAGGGCCGAATACAGGGTGGACGTTTTACCGGACCCCACCGGCCCAGTCACAAGAATAACGCCATTGGGCTGGCTGAGCGCATCCGCGAACCGCTGGTAAGTGTCCTCATCCATGCCGAGATCGGTCAGGTCCAGCAGCGCATTCTTGGTATCCAGAAGACGTAGGACCACCCGCTCGCCATAGCGCGTGGGCAGGGTTGCCACGCGCACATCAATAGACTTTCCGCCTGCTGACAATGAGATACGGCCGTCCTGAGGAAGACGCTTTTCAGCAATATCCAGCCGGGACATGACCTTAATACGGGAGACGATTGGCGCCGCCAGTTTTCTGGGCGGCGTCAGGACTTCCACAAGGTCACCATCAATCCGGTAGCGGATCGAGAGCGTATCTTCAAAGGGATCGATGTGAATATCGGATGCCCGGCGCTTCATCGCCTCATGGATGAGCCCATTGATCAGCCGGATCACCGGCGCATCGTCCTGCCCGTCCAGCAAGTCAGCTGCCTTCGGGAGATCATCGATCAGACTCTCAAGCCCATCGCGGGAATCTACTGCCGCATTGACGCTATCGCCGGCGAGGGAACCGGAGGCAAAGACATCTGCCAGCGTCCGCTCGTAGGTATCACGATCCAGAGCCTCAAGCTGAAATGCCGCCCCTAGCGACCGGCGCGCTTCCATCAGAACCAGTGGGTCTGCCCCTGCCCGCACGCCAACAGTCAACACGTCTCGCCCGGGCAAAACGACAACGCCCTTGTCCTTGGCAAAGGCGTAAGTGAACTGTTCAATGGCAGGGGCTGAAATCATTGGGGCGGCGGACTCCCCAGAACCTGATTCACAAAGCGATCCAGAGACTCCGCACTGTTCTCCTGACCATCCCAAAGCTCCTGAGCTCGCAGGTATCGATAGGAACGGGTCGTGGCATTCCGGGCATCAGCGCGGTTGCGCACGATTGTCGGCCGGATGAAGACCATGAGATTGGTTCGGGCAAGCCCCTTGCCCTCGGAACGGAACAGGCGGCCCGCAACCGGGATATCCCCCAGCACCGGCACTTTCTCGTTCGTCATGCTTTCTGTCTGTTCAACCAGGCCACCGAGAACAATGATCTCCCCATCATCGGCGATGACGCTGGTCTCGATCTTCCGCGTATTAAAAATAAGATCCGTAGACGATCCGGTCGTAATAGCCTGAGCGATGTTAGAAACTTCCTGGATGATATCAAGGCGGATCGTGTCATCATTCGAAATACGGGGCGTGACATTCAGGCCCACACCGACATCCCGGCGCTCAACGGTCCGGAACGGGTTCGAGTTGGAATCTCCCAGCACTTCGCCTGTTGCGACGGGAACTTCCTGCCCCACCAGGAGCGAGGAGGTTCCGTTGTCGAGCGTCATATTGAACGGCTTGGACAGGATGCGTGACTGAGTGTCGTTCTCCACGGCCGTCAAAATGGCACCGAACAAGGTATCGCCATCCTGCCCGCCAACCCCGACACTCAAGCCCGACAGCCCAAGCAGGGAGTTGATCGCCGCTTCAGCAAAAGGGTTGGTCTCGGTGTCGCCCGTGTTGAACGGCGTATCCGAACTGAGGGCCCCGGCAAGCGCCAGCATGCTGGGCGCAGACCGCGAATAATTGGTCGACACGAACGGCACGGTGGAATCATTGCTGCCAGACACGAGGAACTGAAGACCAAGCTCCCGTGCAGTGTCGTCCGACATTTCCACGATGATCGCTTCGACCAAAACCTGAGCGCGGCGCCGGTCCAGATCGGTAATGATGCGCTCCAGCGCGCCGAGCGTTTCCGGCGGGGCGCTGATGACCAGGGAATTCGTCGGCTCGTGCTGGGCGATGGTCGTACTCGCCTCCAGCTCCCCGCCTGCCGCTCGCCGGGCGTCCATCGCAACAGCCATTTGCTGCAACACCGGAACGAGATCGACGGCGGTGGCATTGTTCAGGGGAATAACTCTCAACGAGTCTTCAGTCCGGTCATGCGAGTCGAGTTCACGGCTGACTTCGACGGCCCGCCGAACCAGCGCTTCATCGCCCTGCAGAACCACAGCGTTGCCGGACTCCGACGACACCGCCTGGAAATTGATTGCTGCAGCATTCTCTCCGGGCTGAACGGAAAGCGCCGTCAGAATGCTGGCCATTTCACGTGCCGGTATATTCTTCAGGCTGATGGTTTGTGTAACAGACGGATCCGTATCGATCTGCTTCAGCATAGCGCGGAGCCGCGGAAGGTTCGAGGCGTAGTCCACGACCACAAGTGTATTGGACGCATTGTTCGCAACCACCTGCCCCTGCTCGGCGATCAGTGGCTTGATCACAGCGGCAACATCCCGCGCGGAAGAATGCTTCAGCGCGAAGATTTCCGTGGTGAATGTATTGGAGCCGGCGGAAGAGACGCTTGCATCCGAGACGGCCTGGCGTTCCGGCACGATCCGGTAGGTCGACCGGCCGGCCGGCACAGCCGTAAATCCGTGAACGCGCAGCGCGGACAGGAAGACGTCAAATACCTGGTCGCGTGTCAGCGGCGTTGAGGACGAAACGGTTACCCGCTTGGTGCGCGCGTCGGGATGCACGATGAACGTGTAGCCTGTCACGGTCGAAACGTCCGCAATCAGAGCGGAAAGTTCGACATCATCGAAATTCATCACATGACGCGTTGGTTCAGGACTGCTTTCGCCGGCAAGAGCGAATGCACTTGGCGCCGATGCGGCAAACAGAACTGCGGAGAGGGCGGATTTGAATTTCATAAGCTACGGGTTCTCCGCTAGCGTAAATACCTGATCAATCTGTCGGCCGTCGCGATCGATCCTCAAACGAACTTTCTTTAATGAAGAAAGTTTCATGGCGAGTTCTCCAGGCCCCGTTGATCCAACGGGAATACCATCTACCGACAGAATGATGTCTCCGGACCGCAGCCCCGACTGCTCGAGAAGCTGCTCGTCGCCCCGGCTCCCCACCTCGTATCCGAGAAAATCCTGACCCCGGTGAACCGGGTTGATCGTCAGGTTGGCGAGGAAATCGCTTGCCGTCGTATTGATGATCCGGCCTTCTGCTTCCGGCTGGCCAACAGCGTTCCTGGGCGACGGATCACCCGGTTCAGTAAGAACAGCCAGCCTGTCCGCGCCGCTCCCCATCAACAGAGCTTCAATCTGTCCATTCTTTCGCAAGGTCACGCGATCCCCATACACACGGTCGAGAACCACCCCATCAAGGATGGTCTCGCCCGGCGCAAAAATGCTCAACCGGTTATTCGGCATCACAATCATCGCAACACCCGTGCCATCTGCTGATGCCCGGACGCCTTTGAGGACAAGATTCAGCTTGGTTTCCGGTGCTTCCTGAACATCTTCAACAGGTTCAGCCACTTTGGAGAACGGGTTCGTCGTGACCAGAAGGGACATGTCTCCGACCAGCTCACGCGCGGGGCTGCCCGAAACGGCGCTTTGGCTCTGAACCATGGGCAATGTGCCGGACACCGCGCCGCCGGGGACAATCACCAGCCACACGGTCTTGGCCGCAAGAATGGCCAGTCCGGCCACGATCAGCAGCTCGGTAACCATAATTGCAGGCCCGGCAAAACGGACGAGCCCGCGACGGATATTCTCCATCGCGGACCCCCCATTGAACATTCTGGATTCAGATCCAGTCAAATGATCAGAACCTCCGTTTCAGACCAATGCCGAACACAGTGTCCTGTTTGTAGGTATCTACGTAAACCTTGTCCGAGCCGCGCTCCTGATAGGCTTCGTAGCTTTCCCCGAACAGATTCTGGATGTTCAGCGAGAACTCGTATTCCGCATCGCCGACATTGAAGCCCTTGTTCCACACAAAGTCTACGGTCATTGGCGGCTGTTCGAGGAATGCGGGGATGCCACGGGCAAGAATTTCGCCTGAACGGATTCTGTCTGAAACATAATTCAGCAGCAGGTTGTATTCGGAGCGGGCGCTCTCGTTCAGAAGGCCGAGCTGAAGGTTAAACAGGTGCTCGGACTGCCCCTGCATACGCCGCCCGTCTTCAAGATAGTCAGAGGCCAGGTCCGTGCCACGAACCGGGTCAAGATTGGTCCCAATGTTGACTGCCACTTCACCCGCCGCATCGATCGAGGAGTCGGACCAGGTATAGTTCGCCTTGATCTGGAGATCCCGGTCCTCAAAGAAGGACATGCCCGTCCACTGCTCCATTGGCAGGATCTGCTCATATTCGATTTCGACGCCGTACAACTCGGCCGCCGGCGCATTGAGGAAGGTCGTCTGCAGAGTTTCGGCCGGGACAAGGATTTCCTCGATCGGGTTTGTGATGTCCTTGTAGAACAGACCGATCGTCGCAAACTGGTCGCGGGCGAAATAGTATTCAGCCCGGAGGTCATAGTTCTTCAGCGTTGCGTTCACCAGGTAAGGGTTACCGAAGAAAGTCACGTCAGTTTCCGTATTGTTGAACACGGCAGGTGCCAGCTCGCGGAACTGCGGCCGGGTGATTGTTTCGGAGTAACCACCGCGAACCTGAATGTCCTCAATCGGGTTCCAGGTGATCGTGACCGCCGGGAACCAGTTCTGCTCGTCGATCACGGCCTCGACATAGTTTGTCGACAAATCCATGCCGATAGACTGGGTGTCCACAGCCTGAATGCTGTCTTCGAAGCGCGCACCGATGGCCGCCCGAATATACGGCGTGACCTGGGTGTCGATGCCGACATAGCCTGCATCGATTTCAAGCGTTGCCAGATACAGTTGCGGGAAACCGCTGCTCTTGATCTCGGTCACCGACCCGGCGCCGCCCTCCTGGAACAGGTAGGCATAGATATAGTCGAGACGGTTCGTACCAGTACCATTCGGACCCGGGGCCCCTGCCACACCGCGAATGTCGTAGATAATCGACGTCGCTTCACGGTCGTTCTCGACATAAGCATAGCCTGCTTTCAGTTCGGTCTCGCAGAACAGGTGGCAATCGCCGCTACGGTCGAACGGCAAAGTGAAGTCGATGCCGAAATCCGTGGTGTCATCATCAATGCGGCTGAACGAGAAGCGGTTGGCAGCCGGGCTACTCGAGAGTGCGAGATTGCCTTCATTGTCAATGCGGTAAATGTTGGACAGCTGGTAAGGCGCGTCGCGAAGCGCTTCTGAGTAGGAACCGCGCCACTCGACCTTCAGATCGTGGAGGCCGGGGAAGAAATGCTCGCCCTGCGCCTGGGTCGACCAGAGCTGCTGCTCAATCCATTGAAGCGAGTCGTTGCGCTCCCGGTTGCCTTCATTGTTGAAGCCGTCGAGCCCCGTCGACACAATCTGTGCCTGCTTCTCGCTGGATCGTGTAATCAGCCCCGTAAACTGAATCTCGTGATTGTCGTAGAGATCGAAACCAAGGGTGGCCAGAGCGTTTACACCAACCGTGTTCTTCGTCGAATTGCGCGTGAAGAGCTGGTTCGGCTCAAGCCGGTCGGTCGCGGAGTTCACTGCGCCGAAGCTCCGGATGCCCTGCTTCGTCTGCCAGTCATTCGAGTAGCCGCCAGCAGCCGTGAGACCGATGGAAATGTCGTTGTTGACATCAATGCGCGTACCGCCCGAAAGGTCAAAACCGAGGTTCGGTGCCACTTCGCCCTGCTGGATAACCAGAAGCGATGAATTATCCGTCAGCTGACGGCCAAATTCGCGGCTGTCGTCGGTGATGGCAATATTCGGAAGATCGCGCGCGCCATCATCAAAACCGAGCCAGTCTGTTTCGCTGCCGTCATACTGCAGGCCATTCCGCCACGTGGTCTGGGTATCGAACTTGGCACTGGCACCGATGTTCAGAAAAGATTCGTCCGGAACGGCCTTCGTTCGAAGGTCTACGGTGCCGCCACCGAATTCACCCGGCAGGTCCGGCGAATAGGTCTTCTGCACCAGGACGCTTTTCAGCGTGGATGTCGGGAAAAGATTGAGAGGCACAACGCGGCGCAGCGGCGCCGGGCTCGGCAGCGGCGAACCGTTGAGCAGTGCCGTGGAATAGCGCTCGTTGAGACCGCGGACATAGATGAATTCGTTCTCAGCGGTTGCGATACCAGCGACACGCGCAAGCGCAGCAGCCGCATCGCCATCCCCCTGAAGGCTGAAGTCACCCTCATCGATGAGTGCAGCAACTTCCGACGTGTTGCGCTTTTCGTCCGGGATAAACTGGCCCCGCACAATCACGGTTTGCTGGCGGGCTTCCGCTTCGGCAGCGGGTTGCTGTTCAACTGCTGAGGATGGCTCTTCGACCGTCGCATCCTGAGCCAGGGCCGGCGAAACCCACGCCAGGCAGACGCTCGTCAGCAGAACGGAGCGGACAGACATGAAACGTTTCATCTTTATTTTCCTGATTGCGAGGCCGGAGCAGTCGCAGAAATGAGAGCTGATAATGCAATTGAGGTGGAGCAGCCGTTACGCGCTGCTCCACCCAACTGCCTGCGCCGATACTAGTTGGCGCTGGTCAGGTTACCTGCCTGGTCGATCGACCAGCCGAGGTACCAGGTGTCATCGGCATCTTCGACAGCGCCGATGTAGGTTGTGGGCTCGAGTTCGCCGATGCCGGTCACGTCGAACACCGGAACAGCGTTCTCATTGTCACCCGGAACCACACCGGGGCGCCCGGCGCGGAAGGTGAAGCCGCTCATCGTCGCCGACTGGTTCGTGACGAGGTTGTTGGCTGCCGGGTTCGAGAACACGTCCGGCTCACCTCCGGCGTCGCTGGCGAACGGTGCACCGTTGTCGGCCAGGAACATTGACTGAAGGTTCAGCGTTCCGGCGTTAGCATTGGCAATCGTCGTATCCGTGTCGACATCCAGACCGAATTGAGGCCAGCCAAGCACGATCAGATTGGCAATCGTACCATTCATACCGCGGCGCAGCTTGACACCGATTTGTGAAGTAGCGTCACCACCGGCAATAATCGTGAGGTTCGAAACACGCGGTGTCGAGATCGGTGTCGCCAGTTCATCGTTCTCCAGGTTATCGCCTTCGATACCGTTGGAGTTATCGGTGATATTGCCAGTCGCAGAACCAACGCCGCTGTAGGCAATGCCGTACTGGAGCGAGCCGACCCAGCCATCGGTCCAGTCGAACTGGTCATCACCGCAGCCGATGGCCAGCATGTGCTTCGCGCTGACTGTGCCGCCGAACCATTCAAAACAGTCGTCCTGGTTGTTGTAGACCTGGACATAG
Coding sequences:
- the gspK gene encoding type II secretion system minor pseudopilin GspK yields the protein MSVRTDKETGASLLSVLVIVMLMSAAAIAATDALARAVLIAKSSNSRAETFWVARGAANAAASRLTDLMKVTEGVLNLESDLLSNPVTLPAGRGMVVLQAQEASNCFNLNALIDEAGDGGVSENALAPFETLLVAAGLNNAEAQSLGQKLADWVDADFSSRTYGAEDGYYASQAEPYRAANTQLRSISELRSVAGFDPDVRSRVEGLLCLRPGREQSVLNINTLMPAQAPLLVSLFSGELTEDAARSLIESRPTGGWLKVDDFLAEDVVNRIAPDARNEAALSIKSSFLAADMDIGTGDLVTGYQALYQRAESGDVALISLVRREF
- the gspJ gene encoding type II secretion system minor pseudopilin GspJ; translated protein: MSRDAGFTLIEMLVALALTSMIAIAGSTLLIGTVRASDRLGQTTEAVSSADLAHTLMRDDFANTISLAGKTERPGYTSGSFLALVRDGWSHPAPDDTRSSLLAIEYAFRNGELVRRAWLRPDPSSETPYVERVLAAGVDRMTARYFNGRDWLPEWNAGSEDMPEAIELKFEYSDKDVLTQLFIMGGGG
- the gspI gene encoding type II secretion system minor pseudopilin GspI; its protein translation is MNDRGFTLAEVMVALMVFSTAAIGLAHLVNETTANARHTRSLALAAIEADNRLVEAVADPAVLRAGSMSGQSEQRGQSFEWVRQIEVREPEGLAGVRVTVSDASTGQQLATRDTLVRVAP
- a CDS encoding prepilin-type N-terminal cleavage/methylation domain-containing protein — protein: MRRGLYRDGGFSLVEIMVALFIMALASAMVVMAMPSRPDALQTETAQFETVLARTMDQAITRGQAQGIRFEENTYLVYTRINGRWLPVQGTARQLTGGVTASLVTDKQGETEEVRPQIIADASGIVSGPDVRFAKGAKVLDVALTGRPDR
- the gspG gene encoding type II secretion system major pseudopilin GspG, translating into MVSDETNKEAKPRKDSGFSLVELMVVIFIMGLLATLVIINVAPVGEQSRVGKVRADIAAFESALEMYSLDMYAYPSADAGLTALKTPPAGADVATYRPGGYIKRLRDDPWGNPYQYDVPGQRSGTGYDVYSSGPDGKPGTADDIGNWE
- a CDS encoding type II secretion system F family protein gives rise to the protein MAAFEYVALDNDGKRRSGVISADSARSARRELRLRDLMVLNVNPVAEKQARSVVRRGRISEKQRVLLVRQMSVLLKSGLAVEQALGACAGNENPVAVQKAVHTVRADVVEGARLSDAMALAPDAFPPLVRAVTSAGEMSGKLGDIMERLATYLERSYQLRQKVRAALIYPALLSVMALGMVVALMVIVVPRLVEQFDLFDAKLPLLTRVVIALSNGVREYGLIILLLLAALSFLGARLLRQPAMRRSLDRAVLKLPLIGQQTRTVAAARFARVFATLSASGATALESLEGAKGAANNTVFADAADFIAERVREGGSFSAALSATGAFPPMMVHMVTSGEAGRDVPGMMNRAADFLDTEFETGSAALLAVAEPLIIVLMGGIVGLIVLSIMLPILQLNTLAMS
- a CDS encoding ATPase, T2SS/T4P/T4SS family, translated to MISAPAIEQFTYAFAKDKGVVVLPGRDVLTVGVRAGADPLVLMEARRSLGAAFQLEALDRDTYERTLADVFASGSLAGDSVNAAVDSRDGLESLIDDLPKAADLLDGQDDAPVIRLINGLIHEAMKRRASDIHIDPFEDTLSIRYRIDGDLVEVLTPPRKLAAPIVSRIKVMSRLDIAEKRLPQDGRISLSAGGKSIDVRVATLPTRYGERVVLRLLDTKNALLDLTDLGMDEDTYQRFADALSQPNGVILVTGPVGSGKTSTLYSALSRLNTGRDNIMTLEDPVEYGLPGISQTQMDHKVGLNFAATLRSILRQDPNVVMVGEIRDSETAEVTFEFASTGRLALSTLHTNSASGAITRLRDMGVEDYLLSSTLRAIMAQRLVRKLCPSCKTSRTATHAECEALGLDGETQLTVYDPQGCLACAQTGFIGRLGVYELLIADRDIRNLLGDGASEDAIDQAAFASHDRLLDNARRYVVSGDTSVAEVLRACRKGGQ
- the gspD gene encoding type II secretion system secretin GspD, yielding MKFKSALSAVLFAASAPSAFALAGESSPEPTRHVMNFDDVELSALIADVSTVTGYTFIVHPDARTKRVTVSSSTPLTRDQVFDVFLSALRVHGFTAVPAGRSTYRIVPERQAVSDASVSSAGSNTFTTEIFALKHSSARDVAAVIKPLIAEQGQVVANNASNTLVVVDYASNLPRLRAMLKQIDTDPSVTQTISLKNIPAREMASILTALSVQPGENAAAINFQAVSSESGNAVVLQGDEALVRRAVEVSRELDSHDRTEDSLRVIPLNNATAVDLVPVLQQMAVAMDARRAAGGELEASTTIAQHEPTNSLVISAPPETLGALERIITDLDRRRAQVLVEAIIVEMSDDTARELGLQFLVSGSNDSTVPFVSTNYSRSAPSMLALAGALSSDTPFNTGDTETNPFAEAAINSLLGLSGLSVGVGGQDGDTLFGAILTAVENDTQSRILSKPFNMTLDNGTSSLLVGQEVPVATGEVLGDSNSNPFRTVERRDVGVGLNVTPRISNDDTIRLDIIQEVSNIAQAITTGSSTDLIFNTRKIETSVIADDGEIIVLGGLVEQTESMTNEKVPVLGDIPVAGRLFRSEGKGLARTNLMVFIRPTIVRNRADARNATTRSYRYLRAQELWDGQENSAESLDRFVNQVLGSPPPQ
- a CDS encoding type II secretion system protein N, with product MENIRRGLVRFAGPAIMVTELLIVAGLAILAAKTVWLVIVPGGAVSGTLPMVQSQSAVSGSPARELVGDMSLLVTTNPFSKVAEPVEDVQEAPETKLNLVLKGVRASADGTGVAMIVMPNNRLSIFAPGETILDGVVLDRVYGDRVTLRKNGQIEALLMGSGADRLAVLTEPGDPSPRNAVGQPEAEGRIINTTASDFLANLTINPVHRGQDFLGYEVGSRGDEQLLEQSGLRSGDIILSVDGIPVGSTGPGELAMKLSSLKKVRLRIDRDGRQIDQVFTLAENP